Proteins found in one Brachypodium distachyon strain Bd21 chromosome 5, Brachypodium_distachyon_v3.0, whole genome shotgun sequence genomic segment:
- the LOC100827644 gene encoding small RNA-binding protein 11, chloroplastic: MAALREASRRLFFSARNPAGAAMRPLLLAQSRGITHKLFIGGLSQFATEDTLAEAFARYGQVLEATIVTDKMTNRSKGFGFVKFASEEEANKARDEMNGKVLNGRVIYVDIAKAKQDRATDVLPIASGPPKPIGNSS; encoded by the exons ATGGCGGCGCTGCGTGAGGCCTCCCGCCGCCTGTTCTTCTCCGCGAGGAATCCTGCCGGAGCCGCCATGCGGCCCCTGCTCCTCGCGCAATCTCGCGGCATCACACACAAGCTCTTCATCGGAG GCCTGTCACAATTTGCAACCGAAGACACCCTAGCAGAAGCTTTCGCGCGTTACGGCCAAGTATTAGAAG CAACCATTGTCACGGATAAGATGACCAATCGATCAAAAGGATTCGGCTTTGTGAAATTTGCCTCTGAGGAAGAAGCTAATAAAGCACGGGACGAGATGAACGGCAAG GTTCTGAACGGGCGAGTTATATATGTCGACATTGCAAAGGCCAAACAGGATCGTGCTACAGACGTACTTCCAATAGCGAGCGGCCCTCCTAAGCCAATAGGCAACAGCAGTTAG
- the LOC100840271 gene encoding probable F-box protein At2g36090, translated as MAVTTIEDLPVDVLARALRRLDGRSLAAASCATAGLRALAADPDTWRALCLAEWPSVASQQGALSSVPPRRLFADALPFPCPDATELGPGAGLPGELVSAVDVHYRGAALLSAVVETPAASSPWFLSSPFRVDAVADCTKPAPVTAATASLLSPSELELSWLVVDRARGRAVNVSSRRAVAVGRHWYTGDTLVRFAVVLGGCSFEATVACSEETGHVSEVSLAAEDADGAAVSGERGLRLLAAAMEGQRKGGKAEQGEAKARYEAFVKSKKGRKESKARREALVDLCCSAASAVAVLAFIATVLLR; from the coding sequence ATGGCGGTGACCACGATAGAGGACCTGCCCGTGGACGTGCTGGCGCGCGCGCTGCGGCGCCTGGACGGCCGGTCCCTGGCCGCGGCGAGCTGCGCCACGGCGGGGCtccgcgcgctcgccgccgacccggACACCTGGCGCGCGCTCTGCCTCGCCGAGTGGCCGTCCGTCGCGTCCCAGCAGGGGGCCCTCTCGTCAGTCCCGCCGCGGCGCCTCTTCGCCGACGCGCTCCCTTTCCCGTGCCCAGACGCCACCGAGCTCGGCCCCGGAGCCGGTCTCCCCGGGGAGCTCGTCTCCGCGGTGGACGTGCACTACAGGGGCGCGGCCCTGCTTTCCGCCGTGGTGGAGACGCCCGCGGCGTCCTCGCCGTGGTTCCTCAGCTCGCCGTTCCGCGTCGATGCCGTGGCCGACTGCACCAAGCCTGCGCCGGTTACAGCCGCGACAGCTTCCTTGTTGTCTCCGTCGGAGCTGGAGCTGAGCTGGCTGGTCGTGGACCGGGCCCGCGGGCGGGCCGTGAACGTGTCGAGCAGGCGGGCCGTGGCCGTGGGCCGGCACTGGTACACCGGCGACACGCTGGTCCGGTTCGCGGTGGTGCTGGGCGGGTGCAGCTTCGAGGCCACCGTGGCGTGCTCCGAGGAGACCGGCCACGTCAGCGAGGTCAGCCTCGCCGCGGAGGACGCCGACGGCGCCGCGGTGAGCGGCGAGCGCGGCCTCCGTCTTCTGGCCGCGGCGATGGAGGGCCAGAGGAAGGGTGGGAAAGCAGAGCAGGGCGAGGCGAAGGCGAGGTACGAAGCGTTCGTGAAGAgcaagaaggggaggaaggagagcaaGGCCCGGCGCGAGGCGCTCGTTGACCtctgctgctccgccgccagcgccgtcgccgtgcTCGCCTTCATTGCCACCGTCCTGCTCCGGTGA
- the LOC100840579 gene encoding photosystem I subunit O, which produces MAAAASTVSGLAGATLARRPAFSTNFTTGGRVSARNPLMTRNLERNGRITCMTFPRDWLRRDLNVIGFGLIGWLAPSSIPLINGNSLTGLFFSSIGEELAHFPSPPALTSQFWLWLVTWHLGLFIALTFGQIGFKGRTEDYFQK; this is translated from the exons atggccgccgccgcctccaccgtctccggcctcgccggcgccacccTGGCCCGCCGGCCAGCCTTCTCTACCA ACTTCACGACGGGTGGCCGGGTGTCAGCGAGGAACCCCTTGATGACGAGGAACCTGGAGAGGAACGGCAGGATCACCTGCATGAC GTTCCCGCGGGACTGGCTGCGGAGGGACCTGAACGTGATCGGGTTCGGGCTCATCGGGTGGCTGGCGCCGTCGAGCATCCCGCTCATCAACGGCAACAGCCTCACGGGgctcttcttctccagcaTCGGCGAGGAGCTCGCCCACTTCCCCTCGCCCCCGGCGCTCACCTCCCAGTTCTG GCTGTGGTTGGTGACGTGGCACTTGGGTCTGTTCATCGCGCTCACCTTTGGCCAGATCGGGTTCAAGGGCAGGACCGAGGACTACTTCCAGAAGTAG
- the LOC100840878 gene encoding putative pentatricopeptide repeat-containing protein At5g37570: MTLAAGRPSPPVATLLGRCRTARCLAQLHARIVRLGLHNHHSLLARFAAACDALASPSVADSFLSALPSHAVPLSIRNTVLASLSRHSSLRAALAQFNMIRRTAGPDAFSFPPLLRACAHVPCTSTGTALHAAAIRLGLDADLFVRTALIQFYGRCRAAGAARALFDSMTIPSDVSWTAIIIVYVNSGEIVAARELFDRIPHRNLVHWNAMVDGYVKCGDLESAGRLFEEMPRKTAAAHTSLIGGYAKAGNMEGAKLLFDKLQDRDVFAWSAMISGYAQNGYPGEAFRIFNEFHKQDICPDEPVIVALMAACSQLGNIMLARWIEGYIGSYSIDINNAHVLAGLINMNAKCGNMERATVLFESMPVRDVFSYCSMMQGHCLHGSANKAVELFSRMLLEGLSPDNAVFTVVLTACNHAGLVEEAKKYFGMMKNVYSIVPSGDHYACLVSLLGRFGILRDAYEIIKSMPGEPHAGSWGALLGGCILQCDTELGKIAAKKLFEIEPDNAGNYVTLSNIYANIDRWTDVSKIRAEMSRKGLTKIAGRTLFVQ, encoded by the coding sequence atgACCCTCGCCGCCGGTCGCCCATCCCCTCCGGTCGCCACCCTCCTCGGCCGCTGCCGCACCGCGCGCTGCCTCGCCCAGCTCCACGCACGCATCGTTCGCCTTGGACTCCACAACCACCACTCCCTCCTCGCgcgcttcgccgccgcctgcgacGCTCTCGCGTCCCCCTCCGTCGCCGACTCCTTCCTCTCCGCTCTCCCTTCCCACGCCGTCCCGCTCAGCATCCGCAACACCGTGCTTGCCTCCCTCTCTCGCCATTCCTCGCTCCGCGCTGCGCTTGCGCAGTTCAATATGATCCGCCGCACCGCAGGCCCCGACGCCTTCTCTTTCCCTCCCCTCCTGCGCGCGTGCGCCCACGTCCCGTGCACTTCCACCGGCACCGCATTGCATGCCGCAGCAATCCGTCTCGGGCTCGATGCCGACCTCTTCGTCCGCACGGCGCTCATCCAGTTCTATGGAAGGTGCAGAGCCGCTGGCGCAGCCCGGGCACTTTTCGACTCAATGACCATCCCCAGCGATGTTTCCTGGACCGCTATTATCATTGTTTACGTTAACTCTGGTGAAATCGTGGCCGCACGGGAGTTGTTTGACCGAATACCACACAGGAACCTTGTGCATTGGAACGCCATGGTGGATGGGTATGTCAAGTGTGGGGACTTGGAAAGCGCAGGGAGGCTGTTTGAAGAAATGCCTAGAAAAACTGCTGCAGCCCACACATCGTTGATTGGTGGGTATGCAAAGGCAGGAAACATGGAAGGTGCCAAATTGTTGTTTGATAAATTACAAGATCGTGATGTGTTTGCGTGGTCAGCGATGATATCAGGCTATGCGCAGAATGGTTACCCTGGAGAGGCTTTCAGGATTTTTAATGAGTTCCACAAGCAAGACATATGCCCAGATGAGCCTGTTATTGTTGCTCTGATGGCAGCATGCTCCCAACTGGGTAATATCATGTTGGCAAGATGGATTGAAGGTTACATCGGAAGTTATTCCATAGATATCAATAATGCCCATGTGTTGGCAGGTCTCATAAACATGAATGCGAAGTGTGGGAACATGGAGAGGGCTACTGTTTTATTTGAGTCTATGCCAGTTCGAGATGTGTTCTCTTACTGTTCGATGATGCAAGGTCATTGCCTCCACGGTTCAGCTAACAAGGCTGTCGAGCTTTTCTCTAGGATGCTCTTAGAAGGCCTCTCCCCAGACAATGCCGTGTTTACAGTTGTTTTGACAGCTTGCAATCATGCTGGCCTAGTAGAAGAAGCGAAGAAGTACTTTGGTATGATGAAGAATGTGTACTCGATTGTGCCATCTGGCGATCACTATGCTTGCCTTGTCAGTCTTCTTGGACGTTTTGGGATTCTGAGAGATGCATATGAAATTATCAAATCAATGCCTGGAGAACCTCATGCAGGATCATGGGGTGCATTGTTGGGTGGATGCATCCTCCAATGTGATACCGAACTTGGAAAAATTGCTGCAAAGAAGCTCTTCGAAATTGAACCAGATAATGCTGGGAATTATGTCACCCTGTCAAATATTTATGCTAACATTGACAGATGGACGGATGTTTCTAAAATTAGAGCTGAAATGAGCAGAAAAGGGTTAACAAAAATAGCAGGCCGTACCCTTTTTGTACAGTGA